TTTTCTCTTACTTAGATATTGACAGACTATAAAGACGGTTCACTTATGCCTTGTGGTTCTGTGCCTTCGCTTACCTATGAATTCTGAGACGATGCTTGTTTGTATTTCATTTCGGGGATTACGCAATGTACATGAGaatggtactgatgataatgatgtgaataaaataaaaatgataaagatataataaaaataatgatcataatggtgattatggtaaaatgataattatgataataatgacaatgaaataaacatgataagacaatagtgatgataatattgatgatagcaataataatcatcatcataataataataaactatacagtggtattggtaataataacaatgatagaaaatgtgaaaaggataataacagtaataataaaaatgtatgttgattacttaataattatataatcaatTAGAACCGCGAAGTACACGATGAAACAACTCAACTcctcagtcacatggaatataaaGTGCGGCCCAACATAGATTGTATCCAAATGTACTCTTCTGATATATTTTGCAGCTGTAATAAATTTCTAAATCTACATTGTAGGAGGAAAACGTGCATTTCTTGTATTAGCTTTCAACTAACATCTTTCAGATATATGATACTCATttacgtcattatcataatcaccaccagtACTACAAGTGATATCACTTTCatcgttttttgttattatttttttttttcctagcaCTATTGATACTTCCGCTCTactctgtacatacacacatacacaatgtgtatgtgtgtgcgcgtgtagttTGTgtggaaaaaatatcaataatgtacGAGAAAGTAAGAAATCACCAAAGGATgtatgtgaaaaaagaaaagacttacGTATGTGAAATGATGGACAAGGGGAAAGGTAAAACATTtcgaactgagagagagagagagagagagagagagagagaaagaaagaaagaaatagagtgagGGCGGAAaagtgaacaagaacaagagagagcaaaagagaaagagagaaagtgaattaaTTGGTTAACTCCTTTTTAGTTGGAAATGGCAGAAGAAACAAGTAAGAAATATACAATTTTCTAAGAAGTAAATATTATTAAACAAATTATATTGAAATACATTTCTTTTACTGACCTAATGAATAGTTCAAATTCCAAAGATTGACGAAGGTGCGGTTCACCCGGCCTTGTATATGTGCACCATAGCTTACTTATAGAGGCGAGACCTAATGTATTCCGTTTTACAATTTACATAATGCATGTACACTGAGGAGGGTTAAATCAAAGACGTATAATGTTTATTACTTACATCGTTgattgttgtaatgataattcCTAGCCATTTCTCGGCAAAACCACCATACCTATTTGTAACGCATAATTATCTTAGATAAACGTCGACTTTTGTAATGCTGTTACTATTCGAGTAACACTATTATAGCCACAatgttaaaatgacaataatagtatgaactaatatataatagattactAAAATAAGTGCTGCCTTTTACTAGTTTCTTATCATCTAGTAACAATGTTCAGGTAATGGATAAGTTTATCTTAACAGGTTTTAAATTGCGAACTGTGGTATCAGTGATATGAATGAATTATAACTTGTAAACTCTTACTAAATCAGGTAACCCTTTTACTTTATAATGTACTTTGTCAGATGAGTCACACCTCTACCATCTATAGTTGAtaaatgatattactgatgaccAATTAAAAATAGTCTCGATATCAAAAACATGCTATTCTacgatacaaataataacaagctATTGCTAATCGTTACAAGATTTTTATAGAGAAGAAATATTCACCCAAAAGATTATATTTATTGAAatgttaatattgttgataacaaaactttattgataatggtaaggaaaaggaaacaagCATGCTGGTAATTATTATGAACATTTggattattatgatattacacCAACTTGAGTCTAAATACGTATAAACAATGACGCAATGCAATCGAAAATATTTAAGGAACTGTAAACAAGAATCAGAATTATCATGAACTTGGAGTTTCACATAAGTAATGAGGATCATTCTGATCTCCCTTTCACGGGCTGAAAATGGGTTTTTCAATTACGAAAATTCATTGTATTTGTTTACGTATTTGGCAACTATTAAAGACCAGGTTAGTTAAGCTGTATGTAAAATTGTTGAAATATAAGATAATAAGAGTAAAATCAAAATAGGGAATGTGTTTCATTGAAACATATTAATTgtcaacatatattttttcttctattgtaactttctttttgtgtctatctattcGCTGAATCTTATACGTGAGAATAATTGTAAAATACTTATTACACTTATACTTGTTAGATtgtaatatacaaaataaatgataGAGAAGTAATATCTCCACCAATATTCTATTTCTgaatatagatagacggatatagagagcgcaaaagagaaagtgaaagacaattgcaaagagagagagagagagagagagagagagaggggtaagagcgagagaggagaaagagagagtgagtgagaaagagatctTGATCATAGGGGTTCTTTGTTGCTATTAACGTCGATGCAATTATTGACATTTTGATTTCCATTAATTTattctaatactaatagtaataaaagtctTCCATAAACGGCGGCTATTAGTAATTCAATGAACTAATGAAAATAGGTATGATGAATCTGTGTTTATGAATGATGAACATTTACCACAAACTTTATAAGTAATCAACATTGTACATACGAGAATCAATCAATTGAGCCACGGGAAGGCTGGGTGGAACGTGACCTCCGTCGATCTTTGCAATCTGAactcttcatatgtatatatacgtgagaTATGTATAGGCAACTGCAGCTGAACCAATATTATGAGTAAGGAGACACATTTTTTAAAGACaataattattaatcattaatgcACTACTGAGGAAACTATCTACTTCTTATCGATAACATTTCATCAATTACTAAATTTAAAAGCTGTAGGCCGTCGATAATCGCATTTTGTATCTAAAATTGATATAAGACATTACTGATGACCAAGTCACACATATTATCAACCATCTCCAACTTGTATTATTCAAAGAAAATGGTAGTATTTAATTGTGTTAAAAGAAAGTGAACATCTTTTAGGGGAAACTGCTTCCATTAGTTTTATTTCTTGAGTCTGATATCGAGAGAAATAaggtatttaaaaagagagagagagagagggaggtagaagaacgAACCGAAAacgtaaattaatagataaatagatagtgtgtgtgtgtgtgtgtgggtgtgtgtgtgtgtatatatatatataatatatatatatatatatgtatatatatatgtatatatatatatatatgtttatatgtatatatgtatatatgtatatatgtatatgtatatatatatatatatatatatatatatatatatatatatatatatatatatatatatacatatatatatatatatatatatatatatatatatatatatatatatatatatatatatatatatatatatatatatatatatatatatatatatatatatatatatatgcatatatattatgaagtaacatatatagtcacatatatggataataatgaaaattactaacaaaaaatggatataaaaaaaaaacttcgggaGGAGCTAAGAAGGAAACGTTACCAAAAGTGTATAATAAttacttaaaaacaaaaataatgtatGGTATTCCATATattgaacaataaaaaaaaaaatctttatatcatACAAAACGAGGCATAAAGAATAGCAACAGGTTGCTTCAAGTCCATTCCAATAAACGTGCTACAAGCTTttacaaatatttctttttatcaagagTCGAAATGCCTTGCATGTAATTGTATTGGTGTTCCTATATATTCACTGCAACAGGCAGGTAATGGAAGCAGGCAGGGGAAATTAAGATATGcagagaagaaatataaaaatacagagagagaaaaaaaaactgaaaagagagtcaaagtcaaaacacaatTCCATTATTTACAATGCTTCTTCTTTGAACACGCAGTGTCAGTGTACAGTAATACAATATAAGTAAAAGTAAGTTCATTagggaattataaaataagatgaaataaactGGCTCATCATTAGAAAGAATTTGGCTATGCATTTAAATAGTTGATGGCATTGACAATTCAAAACATCCTCTTATAATTTAATTTAGAAAGTAATCAGGATGGGaatgtttctaatattttgtggtaggttaaTACAGATAAGATCTAGAATATGCATTTGTCTTGACCCTATTTCTGTGTATGACCTCTTGATGTGCAGAGAATTAATATGTCTGTTTTGAATGCCTGTTGTGTTTCCAAAAATTTGTAGAGGCATAAACTAATGGGGATAATCATcctttatgaatttatgaatgggtaTGCATGCCATATTGACATTTTGTCATATATAttgccgaaagagagagagagagtcattcgATTATATACAAGTTCTTGATGTGATTCCCACAGCGCCGTGCGTATACTGAGGTGTTGGACAGTTTCGCCTCACCTTTTGCGCCTGGCAGCGGCATACCCGCTGGCCAATCAGCAATCTATGACGTCACTCTCCCAAAGCCCTGACGTCCTGTGTTTAGGGGGGGAAATCACACCTAATGCATTTTCCAAGTTTATATTTTCAAGCCATTTTGGGAAGATGGTGCAGTGACTTGGACCTTCCACTCTACTATGCAGAAAGTCATTGTGCCCACCATACAGAACGCTGTAAGGATGTCAAGTTGCCAGTGAAGCTCCAGCACACTTGAATAGAAGAAGCAGGCGGCGGCTGACAGCGACTGCGTGAATTTGTACAGCGCGAAAGCAGGGCCCGAGTTGTCCTGGTAGATGGAGCCGAGGATGGAGTAAATCTGCGTGTTGAAGCAGGCGTCGCCGAAGCCCAACATAGTGCTGCAGAGGAGGGCGACAAACTCGCTGTAATGGAAATAGGAGTTAAAGACgaggaaatatacatacatacatacatatacatatatatatatatatatatatatatatagagagagagagagagagagagagagagagagagagagtatatgattAAAAGTTCAACAATAATTAGAAACAATTGTGTTCATGATAAAAAGACACTGAAACATACCCATTGGGCGTCCCTCACCTCGGCTGACCTCCAGGGAAGAAGCTAGGATCAAACGTGTGATCGAGAGGAGACTTGGTAGGAAGAtttaggaagatgaggaaaaaggcAAGCAGGTGAGTTAGGAATCCTATGAGCACAACAggatctcttccttttttaactATTTTGTCAGCAAAGATGACAAAAATTGCACCACCTGAAGTAAAGATGTTTCAACTATAAGGGAAGGGATTATAAGaagagctgtatatatatatatatatatatatatatatatatatatatatatatatatacatatatatatatatttacacacacacagtatatatggttttgtataatatgtatatatacaaacaaatacagtatacgtatatatgaatataagaaagaCGAACTGACTGAACTCTTAAATATCtctaacatatataaaaaataaaagatatttagtATTCAAGCCATCAGATTCATATAATTTCCTCACCCGATATTTCTCCGATACCGATGCACATGCCAGAGATACCAACAAGGCGGGTGGGATCGCTGAACCTCAGTGTGGAGCCAACGCAGGTGCTGTAGACGCCGCTGAAGAAGGACAGGGATAGACCTGTACAACAAGTGAGTGGACAGATTAACTTACCAATAGCTACACGAATGACAGCTTTTcagacatatccacatacatatacgcacaggcGACTATATTTGTAATGTTAGTAAATATAAACAACTGAGAGACTGTAAGCAACAGCTCCTCACCCGTGTAGAAGAAAGTCGCCGAGAGCAGGATCATGTCCCGCGTCTTGAAGAGCTCGAAGGACTTCTTGAGGGCGTCGAGCGGTCCGCCCATGTTGTCCTGGCGCCCGCTCCCGCCGGCGCCGGGCTTGGGCAGCGCCAGCAGGATCGCCAGGCCAAGCAGCGCCACGCCCGTCAGCGCCGCGAACACCACGAGGCGCGTCCCTGCGTCGATGACGTCCTTCCCCATGAACATGTAGAACACGAAGATGTTTCCGAAGAGGAGGCTGCGCACAGGAAGGGTCGGCGCTGAGAACACGCGTTaggatgtgcacacacatacacgcacgcatcgATACAGCCCAACTGCGCTGACGAGTTGCTTGTGCTAAGTCATGGAACGAATTGTAAACAGCAGGCTAGTGTACTTTCTAAATTCCAGAAATTTACCAGTTAATCAGCGGTGCCGCTTCTTAAAGCAACATTAAACTCTCAATCAACTAGTAAAACTGGACATGACATACGTGAAGCATTTGCCAATTCATTTCAGGATTCAGAGAGCCTGTAACACATGGAATAAAactaaattatgataatcattattatacatcGATCTTTGTTGGCGAACTTTTTGCATTTAATGATTAGATTTTGCACTAAAGACAACTCACAATAGAAGAGTATTTTTGTTGATTCACTGATTTCACTTAAAGCAATCAAATAATTAGAAACTACGAAATATAATCACTAGGTAATATCATTTGCAAGATACACGGTGCAAACAAATCAGTCAAGCCACTCTGGGCACATATTCTCTCAGGTATCCATGGCAACGACTAACCTGACATATCAGCTGGGTCAACTAATGATCTAGACATTAGCATAGTTCATACAGACCTCAGGTATTTCGTCTCTCTtttaaaagcaaaaatccatctctTTTGATAAAGTAAGTAGATCAACCTGCAATTAACAAATAAAGTCATACCAGAAGAGAACAGTGCGACGTAGATCAGAAAAGTTAGATATAATGAACTGGATCCACAGGTTGGGTGGCTGTGTTATCATACTCATATGCTGATGGTCGATAGCCAATAATTcccaacaagcaagcaaacaaagcgACATATACTCTTGACCTGTTAGCTCTATGTGACCTGTGACCCCGGAGTGTGTCTtgatttattacattttttttgtgtgtggtgctAGATGTgacccttttttcttattattttcatatataatctGAATTATATAAGTATCATCTATATTCTGTTGGTTCAATAACTTCATATTTCATTCGagtatttttctttcaatttagATATTGTACGGTGTGTGATTCTACGTAACGTTTTGCGATTTCTTACTGTTAGACATGAATAAGTTCTTTTTAATCCCTTTTGCACAGAATTTCTTTGCAATGAATTGATGGAATTGATGGACTAGTTCGCTCTATTTAATGCCTAGAACCTACATCAGTATACACTATACAACAATAACCACAGCCTCacagaattatataaaaaaagacaagaaagaatatatatatatatatatatatatatatatatatatatatatatatatatatagagagagagagagagagagagagagagagagagagagagagagagagagagagagagacagagacagagacagagaca
The sequence above is a segment of the Penaeus vannamei isolate JL-2024 chromosome 31, ASM4276789v1, whole genome shotgun sequence genome. Coding sequences within it:
- the LOC113828522 gene encoding UNC93-like protein MFSD11 translates to MMERTTYGVVILGVGFMFIGTSFQTQGNMQQLVIKSIQEEDPDFEGSGYISLAVIYAVFAAFNWLAPSCLSFLGPKLTMIVGGATYAIFVACFLWPQTWLLYLSSVLVGIGAALFWTGQGNYLTLMSDRGTIARNSGIFWALLQCSLLFGNIFVFYMFMGKDVIDAGTRLVVFAALTGVALLGLAILLALPKPGAGGSGRQDNMGGPLDALKKSFELFKTRDMILLSATFFYTGLSLSFFSGVYSTCVGSTLRFSDPTRLVGISGMCIGIGEISGGAIFVIFADKIVKKGRDPVVLIGFLTHLLAFFLIFLNLPTKSPLDHTFDPSFFPGGQPSEFVALLCSTMLGFGDACFNTQIYSILGSIYQDNSGPAFALYKFTQSLSAAACFFYSSVLELHWQLDILTAFCMVGTMTFCIVEWKVQVTAPSSQNGLKI